In one window of Juglans regia cultivar Chandler chromosome 3, Walnut 2.0, whole genome shotgun sequence DNA:
- the LOC109020685 gene encoding protein IQ-DOMAIN 1-like → MARKGNWFSSVKKALSPESKEKTDQRSNKSKKKWFGKQKQPCSDSASSGTCTMPALPQQEEVKLANGENEQSEQAYSVAVASSAAAEAAVAAAEAAAEVVRLTAVTRFSGKSREEVAAIRIQTAFRGYMARRALRALRGLVRLKSLMEGPVVRRQAAKTLRCMQTLARVQSQIRSRRIRMLEENQALQKQLLQKRAKELESLQIGDEWDDSLQSKEQIEANLLGKYEAAMRRERALAYAFSHQKTWKNGSRSVNPMFMDLSNPTWGWSWLERWMAAHPWESRSMMEKELNNDHSSVKSASHSVVGGEISKSFARYQLNSDNHSPSASQKTGNPSFQSPSTPRPTSSKVAKRVKPASPRGGCGPDDDSKSMVSLRSEQFRRHSIAGSSVRDDESLANSQAVPSYMVPTKSAKAKTRLQSPLGAAEKNGTPEKGTFGPAKKRLSFPPSPARPRRHSGPPKVDVSLNTENNTSTEVGS, encoded by the exons ATGGCGAGGAAAGGGAATTGGTTTTCTAGTGTAAAGAAAGCTCTTAGCCCAGAGTCCAAGGAGAAGACTGACCAG AGATCTAATAAATCCAAAAAGAAATGGTTTGGGAAGCAAAAACAACCATGTTCAGATTCTGCCTCTTCTGGAACTTGCACAATGCCAGCTCTTCCTCAGCAGGAAGAGGTGAAATTAGCCAATGGAGAGAATGAGCAGAGTGAACAGGCTTACTCTGTTGCAGTCGCCTCTTCTGCAGCTGCTGAGGCTGCCGTTGCTGCTGCTGAGGCAGCTGCTGAGGTGGTTCGACTCACTGCAGTAACTCGGTTCTCAGGAAAATCAAGGGAGGAGGTGGCAGCAATCAGGATTCAAACAGCATTTCGAGGATACATG GCAAGAAGGGCATTGCGGGCTTTAAGGGGGCTGGTAAGGCTGAAATCATTGATGGAAGGGCCTGTTGTGAGACGCCAAGCTGCAAAAACTCTCAGATGCATGCAGACTTTAGCTCGTGTGCAATCTCAGATCCGTTCCAGGAGGATCAGAATGTTAGAGGAGAATCAGGCTCTCCAAAAACAACTCCTACAGAAACGAGCAAAAGAGCTTGAGAGCTTGCAG ATTGGGGATGAATGGGATGACAGCCTTCAGTCAAAGGAACAAATTGAAGCAAATCTTCTTGGCAAGTATGAGGCGGCTATGAGGAGAGAAAGAGCATTAGCATATGCGTTTTCTCATCAG AAAACCTGGAAGAACGGTTCAAGATCTGTAAACCCAATGTTTATGGATCTGAGCAATCCCACTTGGGGTTGGAGCTGGTTGGAACGATGGATGGCCGCCCACCCATGGGAGAGTCGTAGCATGATGGAGAAAGAACTGAACAATGATCACTCATCTGTAAAGAGTGCAAGCCACAGTGTCGTTGGTGGAGAAATTAGCAAATCTTTTGCCCGATACCAGCTCAATTCCGATAATCATTCCCCCTCGGCCAGCCAGAAGACAGGCAATCCTAGCTTCCAGTCTCCCTCAACTCCAAGGCCAACTTCCTCGAAAGTGGCTAAAAGGGTGAAGCCAGCAAGCCCAAGGGGAGGATGTGGTCCAGATGATGATTCTAAAAGCATGGTTAGTTTGCGGTCCGAACAGTTTCGAAGGCATAGTATTGCTGGGTCATCAGTGAGAGATGATGAGAGTCTGGCAAACTCTCAAGCAGTTCCAAGTTATATGGTACCCACTAAGTCTGCAAAAGCAAAGACCAGGTTGCAAAGTCCATTGGGGGCGGCGGAGAAGAACGGGACACCTGAAAAGGGGACTTTTGGGCCTGCAAAGAAACGGCTTTCATTCCCACCCTCACCCGCCAGGCCAAGGCGGCATTCAGGTCCACCAAAGGTGGATGTCAGTCTTAATACAGAAAACAACACAAGCACTGAAGTGGGCAGCTGA